A genomic window from Hominilimicola fabiformis includes:
- the rplI gene encoding 50S ribosomal protein L9 — protein sequence MQVILTRDVKGQGKKGQMVNVSDGYARNYLLPRGLAEPATKSNINVMKGKQESLEYKKKVELEEANAIAEKMKEIKVVLKAKAGENGKLFGSVTSKDVAEALTSQHHIKLDKKKFVMPDGIKTLGTTTVDVKIYTGVVGKLNVVVEQI from the coding sequence ATGCAAGTTATATTGACAAGAGATGTAAAAGGACAAGGTAAAAAAGGTCAGATGGTAAATGTATCTGACGGTTATGCAAGAAACTATCTTTTGCCGAGAGGTCTTGCCGAACCGGCTACAAAGTCGAATATAAACGTAATGAAGGGTAAGCAGGAATCTCTTGAATACAAGAAAAAAGTTGAGCTTGAAGAGGCAAATGCAATCGCAGAGAAAATGAAAGAAATCAAGGTTGTGCTAAAGGCTAAAGCAGGCGAAAACGGTAAACTTTTTGGATCTGTAACATCAAAAGATGTAGCAGAGGCGCTTACTTCACAACACCACATCAAACTTGACAAAAAGAAATTTGTTATGCCTGACGGCATAAAGACATTGGGAACAACGACTGTTGACGTAAAAATTTATACAGGCGTTGTCGGTAAGTTAAACGTAGTTGTAGAACAGATATAA
- the dnaB gene encoding replicative DNA helicase yields MAEMSNPVDVMGRELPYSQEAELAVIGSALTNSHSVAESVEILRPSDFYFPQNKEIFSVILDLFNENAAIDFITVSNKLSQSDKLEAVGGIAYLRNAATNVPTTRHMTYYSQIIKEKAVLRTLIKSANDISDMAYGQNDKVERIVDQAEQLIFDVTSSNNKSDILPISEIFMGSYQELVENSLNQSGITGLPTGFDELNRRTGGFHGGELILIAGRPGMGKSSFAVNIAEHVSITDKKTVAIFNLEMPKEQIVNRIICSQALVNSNKIRTGDITGEDWEKIGAIVNRVATAPMYIDDTASITVSEIRAKCRRLKQTKNLELIVIDYLQLMQSSGRTESRQNEIAEISRSLKILAKELNIPVIALSQLSRAAESRSDKRPMLSDLRESGAIEQDADMVMFLYRDEYYNPDTEDKNLAECIVAKNRSGETGMFKLGWKGEYTKFSNVEFALKEE; encoded by the coding sequence ATGGCAGAAATGTCGAATCCTGTTGACGTAATGGGCAGAGAACTGCCATATAGTCAAGAGGCGGAATTGGCTGTAATAGGCAGTGCTCTTACTAATTCGCACAGTGTTGCGGAGTCGGTTGAAATACTTAGACCGTCAGATTTTTACTTCCCACAGAATAAGGAAATATTCAGTGTAATTCTTGATTTATTTAACGAAAATGCGGCTATAGATTTTATTACCGTTTCAAATAAGTTGAGCCAAAGCGACAAACTTGAGGCTGTCGGAGGTATCGCTTATTTGAGAAATGCGGCAACAAATGTGCCGACAACAAGGCACATGACGTATTATTCGCAAATAATTAAGGAAAAGGCAGTTTTGAGAACACTTATTAAAAGTGCCAACGATATTTCCGATATGGCTTACGGTCAGAACGATAAAGTCGAAAGAATAGTCGACCAAGCCGAACAGCTTATTTTTGACGTTACATCATCAAACAACAAGAGCGATATACTTCCTATAAGTGAGATATTCATGGGCAGTTATCAGGAACTTGTTGAAAACTCTTTAAATCAAAGCGGTATAACGGGTTTGCCTACAGGTTTTGATGAACTTAACAGACGTACGGGCGGTTTTCATGGCGGCGAACTTATTCTTATCGCCGGACGTCCGGGTATGGGTAAGTCAAGTTTTGCGGTAAATATAGCGGAACACGTCAGTATTACCGATAAAAAAACCGTTGCGATATTCAACCTCGAAATGCCGAAAGAACAGATTGTAAACCGTATTATATGCAGCCAGGCACTTGTTAATTCAAATAAAATCAGAACAGGTGATATAACAGGCGAAGATTGGGAAAAAATCGGTGCAATAGTAAACAGAGTTGCAACTGCACCGATGTATATAGACGATACTGCGTCAATAACGGTATCGGAAATCCGTGCAAAATGCAGACGATTAAAGCAGACAAAAAATCTTGAACTTATCGTAATCGACTATTTGCAGTTAATGCAGTCGAGCGGAAGAACAGAGAGCAGACAAAATGAAATTGCCGAAATTTCGCGTTCGTTAAAAATTCTTGCAAAGGAACTTAATATTCCTGTCATTGCACTTTCACAGCTTTCGCGTGCGGCTGAATCGAGAAGCGATAAGCGTCCCATGCTTTCGGACTTGCGTGAATCGGGTGCTATCGAGCAGGACGCCGATATGGTTATGTTTTTGTATCGTGACGAATATTATAATCCCGATACCGAGGATAAAAATTTGGCTGAATGTATTGTCGCAAAAAACAGAAGCGGTGAAACCGGTATGTTTAAACTTGGTTGGAAAGGTGAATATACTAAGTTTTCTAATGTTGAATTTGCATTGAAGGAAGAATAA
- the tilS gene encoding tRNA lysidine(34) synthetase TilS has protein sequence MVLDIIKKTLREYNLLNNGDSVLVGLSGGADSVCLTHALWSLKDEFDIKLYTAHINHGIRGEEAKRDELFAENFSKKLGIECFVLNADIPQIAKDTNVSEETAGRNVRYNFFNKLCEKYDINKVATAHNRNDNAETLIMNFMRGSTTNGLCGIPYVRGNIIRPILNVSRDEIEKYCSDNGLEYMTDSTNLTEDYTRNKIRHTLLPYIQKEFNTSFIKTVTENACLIKDDSDYLDGIAEDFYKKHIRNCAVNIEDLNKTDIAIKRRVLRLMLRDIYNSLNDISSTYVADILSLADKSSGRQINLPYGIVAKNEYGKIILEHKKEETQPFEVSINIGETVFISELDKKISVSETDMRNKDGAIYLSCDKTDKIIVRNRRNGDKFQPMGMNGTKKLKEYFIDKKIPKDKRNSVPIIEINGEIAAVGNRIDKRFAFKDKGIKIEFYDN, from the coding sequence ATGGTTTTAGATATTATTAAAAAGACCTTGCGTGAATATAATTTATTGAATAACGGCGACAGCGTGCTGGTCGGTCTTTCGGGCGGTGCGGATTCGGTGTGTCTTACTCACGCACTTTGGTCGCTGAAAGATGAATTTGACATAAAATTATATACGGCTCATATTAATCACGGCATAAGAGGCGAGGAGGCAAAGAGAGATGAACTTTTTGCCGAAAACTTTTCAAAAAAATTGGGTATTGAATGTTTTGTGTTAAATGCAGATATACCCCAAATTGCAAAAGATACAAATGTGTCAGAAGAAACAGCCGGCAGAAATGTGAGATATAATTTCTTTAATAAATTGTGCGAAAAATACGATATAAACAAAGTTGCAACGGCGCATAACAGAAATGACAATGCCGAAACTTTGATTATGAATTTTATGCGTGGCAGTACGACAAACGGACTTTGCGGAATACCGTATGTCCGCGGAAATATAATTCGTCCGATATTGAATGTTTCACGAGATGAAATCGAAAAATATTGCAGTGATAACGGACTTGAATATATGACAGACAGTACAAATTTGACAGAAGATTACACACGCAATAAAATACGTCACACATTACTTCCGTATATTCAAAAGGAATTTAACACGAGTTTTATTAAAACCGTTACGGAAAATGCTTGCTTGATAAAAGATGACAGTGATTATCTTGACGGTATTGCGGAAGATTTTTATAAAAAGCACATCAGAAATTGTGCTGTTAATATTGAAGATTTGAATAAGACGGATATTGCGATAAAAAGACGTGTTTTAAGATTGATGTTAAGAGATATTTATAACAGTCTTAACGATATTTCGTCAACATATGTTGCGGATATATTGTCGCTTGCCGATAAATCAAGCGGCAGACAAATAAATTTGCCGTACGGTATTGTTGCAAAAAACGAGTACGGCAAAATAATACTTGAACACAAAAAAGAAGAAACACAGCCGTTTGAAGTCAGTATTAATATCGGTGAAACAGTTTTTATTTCGGAACTTGACAAAAAAATTTCGGTATCTGAAACGGATATGCGAAATAAAGACGGTGCAATATATCTTTCGTGTGACAAGACTGATAAAATCATTGTACGCAACAGGCGAAACGGTGATAAATTTCAGCCTATGGGTATGAACGGTACGAAGAAATTAAAGGAATATTTTATAGATAAAAAAATTCCTAAAGATAAACGAAACAGTGTGCCGATAATTGAGATAAACGGCGAAATTGCTGCAGTCGGCAACAGAATAGACAAACGTTTTGCTTTCAAGGATAAAGGTATAAAAATAGAATTTTACGATAATTAA
- the ftsH gene encoding ATP-dependent zinc metalloprotease FtsH has translation MLVVAYLIYMFAVGFGASQTKMVYSDLVNSIKSEQVSSMLVSGNTVTVTLTNGDKAKVKIPSLDTLQADVGKEMNDQMDKGTLKQEAYETKISWTAVTNIILIIVFICVFFFGFLRKGGSGATNFTKSRARLNENTKNVTFKDVAGADEEKAELAEIVEFLKNPQKFVSLGARIPKGVLLVGSPGTGKTLLAKAVAGEAKVPFFSISGSDFVELYVGVGASRVRDLFEQAKKNRPCIVFIDEIDAVGRKRGAGMGGGHDEREQTLNQLLVEMDGFGENEGVIMMAATNRPDILDPALLRPGRFDRQIVVDVPDVKGREAILKVHSAKKPLANDVDLEEIAKATAGYSGADLENLMNESAIFAARRNHLEITRKDIEDANLKVMMGTEKRSRIITEKEKKLTAFHEAGHAVLAKLVDKTSHIHKVSIIPRGRAGGYTMYVPDEDKMYTSKNEMLDRIIVMLGGRVAEELTMDDISTGASSDIQRATDIARQMVTKYGMSEAIGPVSYDDGGEVFIGRDFAHSKAYSEKTAADIDAEVKHIMTLQYRKTEQILTENMAVLTRVAEKLLEKETIDGQEFEECFNI, from the coding sequence ATGCTTGTAGTTGCGTATCTGATTTATATGTTCGCAGTCGGATTCGGTGCATCGCAGACCAAAATGGTTTACTCTGATTTGGTCAACAGTATAAAGTCCGAACAGGTAAGTTCGATGCTTGTGTCGGGAAATACCGTAACGGTGACACTTACAAACGGTGACAAAGCAAAGGTGAAAATTCCGTCACTTGACACGTTGCAGGCAGATGTCGGAAAAGAAATGAACGACCAAATGGATAAAGGCACTTTAAAGCAAGAGGCTTATGAAACCAAGATTTCATGGACGGCGGTTACAAATATAATTTTGATAATTGTATTTATATGTGTGTTCTTTTTCGGATTTTTGCGAAAAGGCGGTTCGGGTGCAACCAATTTTACAAAGAGCAGAGCAAGACTTAATGAGAACACCAAGAACGTGACATTTAAAGATGTTGCGGGAGCTGATGAGGAAAAAGCCGAACTTGCGGAAATAGTCGAGTTTTTGAAAAATCCTCAAAAGTTTGTAAGCCTTGGTGCGAGAATACCTAAGGGTGTACTTCTTGTCGGCTCGCCGGGTACGGGTAAAACACTTCTTGCAAAGGCGGTTGCCGGCGAGGCGAAAGTTCCGTTTTTCTCTATAAGCGGTTCGGATTTCGTTGAACTTTATGTCGGCGTAGGTGCATCGCGAGTGAGAGATTTGTTTGAACAGGCAAAGAAAAACAGACCGTGTATTGTGTTTATAGATGAAATAGACGCAGTCGGCAGAAAAAGAGGTGCCGGTATGGGCGGCGGTCACGATGAAAGAGAACAGACTTTAAATCAGTTGCTTGTTGAAATGGACGGATTTGGCGAAAATGAAGGCGTTATAATGATGGCGGCTACAAACCGTCCGGATATACTTGATCCCGCACTTTTAAGACCGGGACGTTTTGACCGACAGATTGTTGTTGATGTTCCTGACGTAAAGGGCAGAGAGGCTATTCTAAAAGTTCATTCTGCTAAAAAGCCTTTGGCAAATGACGTTGACTTGGAAGAGATCGCAAAAGCAACAGCAGGTTATTCGGGTGCAGACCTTGAAAACTTAATGAATGAGTCCGCTATTTTTGCGGCAAGACGAAACCATCTTGAAATAACAAGAAAAGATATTGAGGACGCAAACTTAAAAGTAATGATGGGAACGGAAAAACGTTCGAGAATTATTACCGAAAAAGAAAAGAAACTTACGGCATTTCACGAGGCAGGCCATGCAGTTTTGGCAAAACTTGTCGATAAAACATCGCATATTCATAAGGTGTCAATAATACCGCGTGGCAGAGCAGGCGGATATACGATGTATGTGCCTGATGAAGATAAAATGTACACATCAAAAAATGAAATGTTGGACAGAATAATTGTAATGCTTGGCGGCAGAGTAGCCGAAGAACTTACAATGGACGACATCAGCACAGGCGCGTCAAGTGACATTCAACGTGCAACTGACATAGCACGTCAAATGGTTACAAAATACGGTATGTCAGAGGCAATCGGCCCTGTATCGTATGATGACGGCGGCGAAGTGTTTATCGGACGTGATTTTGCACACTCAAAAGCATATTCCGAAAAAACAGCCGCAGATATTGACGCGGAAGTAAAGCATATAATGACTTTACAATACCGGAAAACTGAACAAATTCTTACTGAAAATATGGCTGTACTTACACGAGTGGCTGAAAAACTTCTTGAAAAGGAAACTATTGACGGTCAAGAATTTGAAGAATGTTTTAATATATAA
- a CDS encoding DUF1858 domain-containing protein, whose protein sequence is MAQVTKKTLIGEALSIDEEIAPILMGIGMHCLGCPASQGESLEEACMVHGVDADELVKKINDFLASK, encoded by the coding sequence ATGGCACAAGTAACAAAAAAGACTCTAATCGGTGAGGCTTTAAGCATAGATGAAGAAATCGCTCCAATACTAATGGGTATCGGAATGCACTGCCTTGGCTGCCCGGCATCACAGGGTGAATCACTTGAGGAAGCTTGCATGGTTCACGGCGTTGATGCTGACGAACTTGTAAAGAAGATTAATGACTTCTTGGCTTCAAAGTAA
- a CDS encoding DUF5107 domain-containing protein, with the protein MLNDFLDLAVYNLIINKTICEGAIIMDKVILKQEKVTIPTYEISDYDKNPMFLEKRVYQGSSGRVYPHPVCEGVSDVKTDKEYNAIFLENDYILVMILPEIGGKIQRLYDKTNGYDAVYYNEVVKPALVGLAGPWISGGIEFNWPQHHRPSTFDPVDYKIEENNDGSITVWVGETEKMFHTKGMAGFTVYPDKAYLEIKGQVYNPTDRPQTFLWWANPAVAVNDYTQSIFPPDVHAVMDHGKRDVSKFPIADGVYYKVDYAPGTDISRYKNIPVPTSYMAYHSDYNFIGNYDYSKNAGLLHIADHHVSPGKKQWTWGNGDFGKAWDRNLTDENGPYIELMTGMFTDNQPDFTFLKPYEEKTFVQYFMPYKNVGAVKNASTEVVMNLELDNDTANITVYSPIQLDDVTIKFVYDGNKMFEEKANISPTDIFTKSVPMPNIDETKLTLAVYKDGNELLSYTPMGENNEETPNPAEALPEPQFVETTEKLFLAATHLEQYRHATYSPEDYYLEGLKRDETDIRLNNGYGKYLYNKGRFAESEKYFRQAIKSSTWKNPNPYDCEPYYNLGLSLKKQGKINTAFDAFYKAVWDGNMQDKAFYQLACIASGRGDYNDALEYIEKSLVKGMHNLKARTLKSALLRKLGKNTEATEFAKETRNIDALDHSAYYELYKLNGNGLDEMQAVMRGDNHNYIELALSYMSAYLTDDAIEILKLAPNDNEPMVHYYLYALTNDKSELDTAENSESLYCFPNRLEDIAVLEKAIYNGGNYAAYYLGCLFYDRGRWEESKELWEKCADNIKLPTVYRNLSLVYYNKLKDGVLAVKAMEKAFSIDKSDARIFFELDQLYKTLNFSLEKRLANMNENSDLLEKRDDLYTEYITLLNMNGEYDNAYNRIMNHNFHPWEGGEGKIPAQYRIALINKAKAEKNTEKAIEYLEKALVYPYNLGEGKLIGNMDNDIYYMLGNLYEDKEKSEQAYRLAARGEFNLSSAMYYNDQPPQMMYYSAKAIEALGDKDEAKKRFNAFIEYANNHMNDEMKIDYFAVSLPDFLIFEGDLNKNNKVHCNLMAALGYLGIGDNDNAQKYAKQGLELNQCHTELRDIVK; encoded by the coding sequence ATGCTTAATGATTTTTTGGATTTGGCGGTGTATAATCTAATCATAAATAAAACGATATGCGAAGGAGCAATTATTATGGATAAGGTTATATTAAAGCAAGAAAAAGTTACAATACCTACATATGAAATTTCTGATTACGACAAAAATCCTATGTTTCTTGAAAAACGTGTATATCAAGGTTCAAGCGGACGAGTTTATCCGCACCCTGTATGCGAGGGTGTTTCGGACGTTAAGACTGATAAAGAATACAACGCAATTTTCTTGGAAAACGATTATATTCTTGTAATGATTTTACCTGAAATCGGCGGTAAAATTCAAAGATTATACGATAAAACAAACGGATATGATGCTGTTTATTATAATGAAGTTGTAAAACCAGCGCTTGTAGGCTTGGCAGGTCCATGGATTTCGGGAGGTATTGAGTTTAACTGGCCGCAACATCACAGACCGTCCACATTTGATCCTGTTGACTATAAAATCGAAGAAAACAATGACGGTTCGATTACGGTATGGGTAGGCGAAACAGAAAAGATGTTCCATACGAAAGGTATGGCGGGATTTACTGTATACCCAGACAAGGCATATCTTGAAATAAAAGGTCAGGTATACAATCCGACAGACAGACCTCAAACATTTTTATGGTGGGCAAATCCTGCCGTTGCGGTAAATGACTATACACAATCAATATTCCCGCCGGATGTTCACGCGGTAATGGATCACGGCAAACGTGATGTATCAAAGTTTCCTATTGCCGACGGAGTTTATTATAAGGTTGATTATGCACCGGGTACGGATATTTCAAGATACAAAAATATTCCTGTACCGACTTCGTATATGGCATATCATTCGGATTATAATTTTATAGGCAATTACGATTATTCCAAAAATGCGGGACTTCTTCATATAGCCGACCATCACGTTTCACCCGGTAAAAAGCAATGGACTTGGGGTAACGGTGATTTCGGAAAAGCGTGGGACAGAAATCTTACAGACGAAAACGGTCCGTATATTGAACTTATGACAGGTATGTTTACAGACAATCAGCCCGACTTTACGTTCTTAAAACCGTATGAAGAAAAGACTTTCGTTCAATACTTTATGCCATACAAAAATGTCGGTGCGGTTAAAAATGCTTCAACAGAAGTTGTTATGAATCTTGAATTAGATAACGATACGGCTAATATAACTGTATATTCGCCGATACAACTTGACGATGTAACAATCAAATTTGTTTATGACGGAAATAAGATGTTTGAAGAAAAAGCAAACATATCACCGACCGATATATTTACAAAGAGTGTTCCTATGCCTAACATTGATGAAACAAAGCTTACACTTGCCGTATATAAAGACGGAAACGAATTATTAAGCTACACTCCTATGGGCGAAAATAACGAGGAAACACCTAATCCGGCAGAGGCATTGCCTGAGCCGCAATTTGTGGAAACAACCGAAAAACTGTTCCTTGCGGCTACACATTTAGAGCAATATCGCCATGCTACATATTCGCCTGAAGATTATTACCTTGAGGGATTGAAGCGAGATGAAACAGATATTCGTCTTAACAACGGATACGGAAAGTATTTGTATAATAAGGGCAGATTCGCGGAAAGTGAAAAATATTTCAGACAGGCTATTAAATCATCAACTTGGAAAAATCCTAATCCATATGATTGTGAACCGTATTATAATTTAGGATTATCATTAAAGAAACAGGGTAAAATCAATACTGCATTTGACGCGTTTTATAAAGCTGTTTGGGACGGAAATATGCAGGATAAAGCATTTTATCAATTAGCCTGTATTGCATCGGGCAGAGGTGATTATAATGATGCGTTGGAATATATAGAAAAGTCGCTTGTAAAGGGAATGCATAATTTAAAGGCAAGAACTTTAAAATCGGCGTTGCTCAGAAAACTCGGAAAAAATACAGAGGCAACAGAATTTGCAAAAGAAACACGCAATATAGACGCATTAGATCACAGTGCATATTATGAACTTTACAAACTAAACGGTAACGGCTTAGACGAAATGCAAGCTGTTATGCGTGGTGACAATCATAACTATATTGAACTTGCACTTAGCTATATGTCAGCATATTTGACAGATGACGCAATCGAAATATTAAAACTTGCACCGAATGACAATGAGCCTATGGTACATTACTATCTGTATGCACTGACAAATGACAAATCAGAACTTGATACGGCTGAAAATTCTGAAAGCCTGTATTGTTTCCCGAACAGACTTGAAGATATAGCTGTATTGGAAAAGGCAATATATAACGGCGGTAATTATGCTGCTTATTATCTTGGCTGTTTGTTCTATGACAGAGGCAGATGGGAAGAATCAAAAGAATTATGGGAAAAGTGTGCGGATAATATAAAACTTCCGACAGTGTATAGAAACCTTTCGCTTGTTTATTACAATAAATTAAAAGACGGTGTCTTAGCGGTAAAAGCAATGGAAAAAGCATTCAGTATTGATAAGAGTGACGCAAGAATATTCTTTGAACTTGATCAACTGTACAAAACACTTAATTTCTCTCTTGAAAAGAGATTGGCAAATATGAATGAAAATTCCGACTTACTTGAAAAGCGTGACGATTTATATACGGAATATATCACGTTGCTTAATATGAACGGCGAATATGATAACGCATACAATCGTATTATGAACCATAACTTCCACCCTTGGGAGGGCGGTGAAGGTAAGATACCTGCTCAGTACAGAATTGCGCTTATTAATAAGGCTAAAGCAGAAAAAAATACAGAAAAAGCAATAGAATATCTTGAAAAAGCTCTCGTTTATCCGTATAATTTAGGTGAGGGCAAGTTAATCGGTAATATGGATAACGATATATATTATATGCTTGGTAACTTGTATGAAGATAAGGAAAAGTCCGAACAGGCATACAGACTTGCAGCAAGGGGTGAATTTAATCTTTCTTCGGCGATGTATTATAACGACCAACCGCCACAGATGATGTATTATTCTGCAAAAGCGATTGAGGCACTTGGAGATAAAGACGAGGCTAAAAAGAGATTTAACGCATTTATTGAGTATGCAAATAATCATATGAATGATGAAATGAAAATTGATTACTTTGCTGTATCATTACCGGATTTCTTGATATTCGAAGGTGACTTAAATAAAAACAATAAGGTACATTGTAATCTTATGGCGGCGCTTGGATATTTGGGTATAGGTGATAATGATAATGCCCAAAAGTATGCAAAACAAGGACTTGAATTAAATCAATGCCACACAGAACTCAGAGATATAGTAAAATAG